The following proteins are co-located in the Synechococcus sp. PROS-U-1 genome:
- a CDS encoding type II toxin-antitoxin system Phd/YefM family antitoxin produces the protein MQVNLHDAKTNLSRYVEQALDGDDVVIARAGKPLVKLVPVDTTPRRRQLGFMRSQGVATADVKGDFIDDINAMFS, from the coding sequence ATGCAGGTGAATCTTCACGACGCCAAGACCAACCTCTCCCGGTATGTGGAGCAGGCCCTTGATGGGGATGATGTGGTGATCGCTCGGGCCGGCAAACCGCTTGTCAAGCTCGTGCCTGTGGATACCACGCCGCGCCGGCGACAACTGGGGTTCATGCGCAGCCAGGGCGTCGCCACCGCTGATGTGAAAGGCGACTTCATTGATGACATCAACGCCATGTTCAGCTGA
- a CDS encoding type II toxin-antitoxin system VapC family toxin: MTSRTTPPRLLDTQLLIWMAFAPEQLPSKLIPDLEDRQQRFFVSVVSLWEAAIKRSLNRPVFQFDAAELRQQLQREGFEELPIRAEHCLAVQNLPWHHKDPFDRLLIAQAQQEQIQLLSCDQSLSQYGACVTLLRR; encoded by the coding sequence ATGACCAGCCGAACAACCCCGCCGCGCCTGCTCGATACGCAGCTGCTGATCTGGATGGCCTTTGCACCAGAACAGCTCCCATCCAAGCTGATCCCAGATCTGGAAGACCGTCAACAACGCTTTTTCGTGAGTGTTGTCAGCCTCTGGGAAGCAGCGATCAAACGCTCGCTTAACCGGCCCGTCTTTCAGTTTGACGCTGCCGAACTGCGACAACAACTTCAACGGGAGGGATTTGAAGAGTTGCCCATCCGAGCCGAGCACTGCTTAGCCGTTCAGAACCTGCCCTGGCATCACAAGGATCCCTTTGATCGATTGCTGATCGCTCAGGCTCAGCAGGAACAGATCCAGCTGCTGAGTTGCGATCAGAGCCTGAGCCAATACGGAGCCTGCGTGACCCTGCTAAGGCGGTGA
- a CDS encoding phosphotransferase, translated as MEEAHPWASELIGWLRTHLPLDGRDLAVIHGDYHGNNLMFDNGSVSGVLDWWFSISDPAVDLAHTMNDYLVFARQIDPTMSPHLWDQIMDGALKAYQSIRPLNHEHIKACRVFHLFGVFTAGATGVGLEFMRKPESQRDYLSFIEQATGLRLSPP; from the coding sequence TTGGAAGAAGCGCACCCATGGGCTTCTGAATTGATTGGTTGGTTGCGCACCCATTTGCCTCTTGATGGGAGGGATCTCGCTGTGATTCATGGTGACTATCACGGGAATAATCTGATGTTTGATAATGGCTCTGTCTCAGGGGTTCTGGACTGGTGGTTTTCTATTTCTGATCCCGCTGTGGATCTGGCTCATACAATGAATGATTATCTGGTTTTCGCGCGCCAGATTGATCCGACGATGTCGCCTCATTTGTGGGATCAGATCATGGATGGGGCTCTCAAGGCTTATCAATCCATCAGGCCCCTAAATCACGAGCACATCAAGGCCTGTCGTGTGTTTCACCTCTTCGGAGTCTTCACTGCCGGTGCCACTGGTGTTGGCCTCGAATTCATGCGAAAGCCTGAATCGCAGCGCGACTATCTGAGTTTTATTGAGCAAGCAACAGGCCTCAGGTTGTCACCGCCTTAG
- a CDS encoding autotransporter outer membrane beta-barrel domain-containing protein translates to MRSLTSLLRTLLLLPSSAVVLLTLMVMSPEAAKAEACTVDPYGAEVCLPEEKPDKPDKPDKPDKPDKPDKPDKPNKSEKPNKPNAPLVIIPTCFGPCNQFPPAPPYRQFEEAGAPAPEPEPIPEPPTEPEAMPEPIRPLWFKSDALDHATAEAYLERTLRHVHLAQASTSSLDSAAAPIVRVDGMRYVEVLEPNTVLISRTVNEPGINVWVRGFGGSNSHGASSGRYADIDNAGAQLGFDIPLSNTTRVGLFGTYAVMDADDGSRGSWDADGWGGGGYAEYWTNNFYLRGMISAGGYDGDHRRKVNSNNTASGNRSGNSWTGVVSLGAPFDSGDWILEPQALVSYTNTSLDRFSEGGVKHSKRLRYHEMEIDNVDTELSMKFTYPIRDGQRSLFMPSLRLGWAADWGNSGDNQKVSYVDSGDAYRIGINGDADHGALIELGLDYTSFNFNDTSMGVYARTGVVIWGDRGTSWQVQGGLNFRF, encoded by the coding sequence ATGCGATCCCTCACCTCTCTGCTGCGGACCCTGCTGTTGCTGCCCAGCAGTGCTGTCGTTCTGCTGACATTGATGGTGATGTCTCCAGAAGCCGCGAAAGCCGAGGCCTGCACCGTCGATCCCTACGGCGCTGAAGTGTGTCTGCCGGAGGAGAAACCTGATAAACCCGACAAGCCCGACAAGCCCGACAAGCCCGACAAGCCCGACAAGCCCGACAAGCCGAACAAGTCTGAAAAACCAAACAAGCCAAATGCTCCTCTGGTGATCATTCCCACCTGCTTCGGGCCCTGCAACCAGTTCCCCCCCGCACCTCCCTACCGCCAGTTCGAGGAGGCGGGTGCGCCAGCACCAGAGCCCGAGCCCATCCCAGAACCTCCAACGGAGCCCGAAGCGATGCCGGAACCGATCCGGCCGCTCTGGTTCAAGAGCGATGCCCTTGATCACGCCACCGCCGAGGCCTACCTCGAGCGCACCCTGCGCCACGTTCACCTGGCCCAGGCCAGCACCAGCAGCCTCGACAGTGCGGCCGCACCGATCGTGCGCGTCGACGGCATGCGCTACGTGGAAGTGCTCGAGCCCAACACCGTGCTGATCAGCCGAACGGTGAATGAGCCCGGCATCAATGTGTGGGTGCGGGGCTTCGGGGGCAGCAACTCCCATGGGGCAAGCTCCGGCCGCTACGCCGACATCGACAACGCCGGCGCCCAGCTCGGCTTCGACATTCCCCTCAGCAACACCACCCGGGTGGGCCTGTTCGGCACCTACGCCGTCATGGACGCTGACGACGGCTCCCGCGGCAGCTGGGACGCCGACGGTTGGGGTGGGGGCGGTTACGCCGAGTACTGGACCAACAACTTCTACCTGCGCGGCATGATCAGCGCTGGCGGCTACGACGGCGACCACCGCCGCAAGGTGAACAGCAACAACACCGCCAGCGGCAACCGCAGCGGCAACTCCTGGACCGGGGTGGTGAGCCTTGGCGCACCGTTCGATTCCGGCGACTGGATCCTCGAACCCCAGGCCCTGGTGAGCTACACCAACACCAGCCTGGACCGCTTCAGCGAAGGAGGCGTGAAGCACTCCAAACGGCTCCGTTACCACGAGATGGAGATCGACAACGTCGATACCGAGCTGTCGATGAAGTTCACCTACCCAATTCGCGATGGCCAGCGCTCGCTGTTCATGCCCTCCCTGCGCTTGGGCTGGGCCGCCGACTGGGGCAACAGCGGCGACAACCAGAAGGTGAGCTATGTCGACTCCGGCGACGCCTACCGGATCGGCATCAACGGCGATGCCGACCACGGTGCCCTGATCGAGCTGGGCCTCGACTACACCAGCTTCAACTTCAACGACACCTCCATGGGCGTGTATGCCCGCACCGGTGTGGTGATCTGGGGCGACCGGGGCACCTCCTGGCAGGTGCAGGGCGGTCTCAACTTCCGCTTCTGA
- the pyrF gene encoding orotidine-5'-phosphate decarboxylase has protein sequence MAPSLSADPADRIIVALDGMAPDQALRFAAQVQGLCWVKVGLELFVQAGPPVVAQLREQGLRVFLDLKFHDIPATMAGACRRAAALGAELITVHACAGSEALQAAQAAAVDGAQSSGQPAPTLLAVTVLTSWEEQRLQRELAIAQGIAERVPALAQLSATAGIGGCVCSPLEAAALRALHPEPFALVTPGIRPKGTAVGDQARVMGPAEALAAGASQLVIGRPITKADDPSAAFAQCCRELRSGS, from the coding sequence TTGGCTCCGTCGCTCTCCGCTGACCCCGCCGATCGGATCATCGTGGCCCTCGATGGCATGGCGCCTGATCAAGCGCTGCGCTTTGCCGCTCAGGTGCAGGGGCTGTGCTGGGTGAAGGTGGGCCTGGAGCTGTTCGTGCAGGCGGGCCCACCGGTGGTGGCTCAGCTGCGCGAGCAGGGCCTGCGGGTGTTCCTCGACCTCAAATTTCACGACATCCCGGCCACCATGGCGGGGGCTTGCCGCCGGGCGGCGGCGCTGGGGGCGGAATTGATCACGGTGCATGCCTGTGCCGGCAGCGAAGCGCTGCAGGCAGCCCAGGCCGCGGCGGTGGATGGGGCGCAAAGCAGTGGGCAACCCGCTCCTACCCTGCTGGCGGTGACGGTGCTCACCAGCTGGGAGGAGCAACGGCTGCAACGGGAACTCGCCATTGCCCAGGGCATCGCCGAACGGGTGCCGGCATTGGCGCAGTTGTCGGCAACTGCCGGTATCGGCGGTTGTGTCTGCTCACCGCTGGAGGCCGCGGCATTGCGGGCCCTGCACCCCGAGCCCTTCGCATTGGTGACGCCGGGCATTCGCCCCAAAGGCACCGCAGTAGGCGATCAAGCCCGGGTGATGGGACCAGCTGAGGCGCTGGCTGCTGGTGCCAGCCAGCTGGTGATCGGTCGGCCGATCACCAAAGCTGATGACCCCAGCGCCGCGTTTGCGCAGTGCTGCAGGGAGCTCAGAAGCGGAAGTTGA